Proteins from one Oryza sativa Japonica Group chromosome 12, ASM3414082v1 genomic window:
- the LOC4351831 gene encoding protein NRT1/ PTR FAMILY 4.6, which yields MALQVQGLVDWRGRPVDPRRHGGLKAVMFIYVLIVMTNMGNIPTMLNIVSYLHGTMHMGIADASTTAANFYGAICVFSFLGAFISDSYIKRFYTILIFAPIEILGYMLLACQAHFPSLHPPPCDAAAGQCAAVSGRNLSLLRLGLYVIPLGEGALRVCGAALGGDQFDGGEVGGDDPAAAAAAEARGKASFFNWFAFCISLGGLVGLVLVVWVQNNEGWDLGFALAALMALVAMAVVLAGLPFYRHRVPTGSPLTRILQVFVAAFRKRNVTMPESLVEMQECSDGSTIELLDKTPDFKFLDKAAVDDGDRRRWSACTVTQVEEAKIILRMLPVFLTSVLGYVPIPLLLTFTVQQGGAMDTRLAGTSVPPASLFVVPIVFQMLILVAYDRAAVPWLRRATGYAAGVTHLQRVGLGFASSAAALALAAAVESRRRRCLGVAAPAMSVFWLTPQFFLLGVMDVTSFVGLLEFFYSEASAGMKSIGGAVFFCILGVASWLGGALIQAVNRATAGGAGHGGWLDGADLDASHLDRFYWLLAVFELVAFFLYLYSAWRYTYRHHPRVQPSMEDAKVSATATTTTKKAEV from the exons ATGGCTCTGCAAGTGCAAGGCCTTGTGGACTGGAGGGGAAGACCGGTTGATCCCAGGAGGCATGGTGGTCTGAAGGCAGTAATGTTCATCTACG TCTTGATTGTGATGACCAACATGGGGAACATTCCCACTATGCTAAACATAGTGAGCTACCTGCATGGCACAATGCACATGGGCATCGCCGatgcctccaccaccgccgccaactTCTACGGTGCAATCTGTGTCTTCTCCTTCCTCGGCGCCTTCATCTCCGACTCCTACATCAAGCGCTTCTACACCATCCTCATCTTTGCTCCCATCGAAATTCTG GGATACATGCTGCTAGCATGCCAAGCGCACTTCCCGTCGCTGCACCCGCCGCcgtgcgacgccgccgccggccaatGCGCGGCGGTGAGCGGGCGGAACCTGAGCCTGCTCCGGCTGGGCCTGTACGTGATCCCGCTCGGCGAGGGCGCGCTGCGGGTGTGCGGGGCGGCGCTGGGTGGCGACCagttcgacggcggcgaggtcggcggcgacgacccggcggcggcggcggcggcggaggcccggGGGAAGGCGAGCTTCTTCAACTGGTTCGCCTTCTGCATCTCGCTGGGGGGGCTCGTGGGGCTCGTGCTCGTGGTGTGGGTGCAGAACAACGAAGGGTGGGACCTCGGATTCGCGCTCGCCGCGCTCATGGCGCTCGTCGCCAtggccgtcgtcctcgccggcctccccttctACCGCCACCGCGTTCCCACCGGCAGCCCGCTCACCAGAATCCTCCAG GTTTTTGTGGCGGCGTTCAGGAAGAGGAACGTCACGATGCCGGAGAGCTTGGTGGAAATGCAGGAGTGTTCTGACGGCTCGACCATCGAGCTGCTGGATAAAACTCCAGACTTCAA GTTCCTGGAcaaggcggcggtggacgacggcgaccggcggcgatggTCGGCGTGCACGGTGAcgcaggtggaggaggcgaagaTCATCCTCCGCATGCTCCCCGTCTTCCTCACCTCCGTCCTCGGCTACGTCCCcatccctctcctcctcacctTCACCGTGCAGCAGGGCGGCGCCATGGACACCCGCCTCGCCGGCACCAGCGTCCCGCCGGCGAGCCTCTTCGTCGTCCCCATCGTCTTCCAGATGCTCATCCTCGTCGCCTAcgaccgcgccgccgtgccgtggcTCCGCCGCGCCACGGGCTACGCCGCGGGCGTCACCCACCTCCAGCGCGTCGGCCTCGGGTTCgcgtccagcgccgccgcgctcgcgctcGCAGCCGCCGTggagtcgcgccgccgccgctgcctcggcGTCGCGGCGCCGGCCATGTCGGTGTTCTGGCTGACGCCGCagttcttcctcctcggcgtCATGGACGTCACCTCCTTCGTCGGCCTCCTCGAGTTCTTCTACAGCGAGGCGTCCGCCGGCATGAAGTCCATCGGCGGCGCCGTCTTCTTCTGCATCCTCGGCGTCGCGTCGTGGCTTGGCGGCGCCCTCATCCAGGCGGTCaaccgcgccaccgccggcggtgcCGGACACGGCGGTTGGCTCGACGGCGCCGACCTCGACGCCAGCCACCTCGACCGGTTCTACTGGCTGCTCGCCGTGTTCGAGctcgtcgccttcttcctctaCCTCTACTCCGCATGGAGGTACACGTATAGGCATCATCCACGTGTTCAGCCATCAATGGAGGATGCCAAGGTATccgcgacagcgacgacgacgacgaagaaagCCGAGGTTTGA